Proteins encoded by one window of Astatotilapia calliptera chromosome 13, fAstCal1.2, whole genome shotgun sequence:
- the pla2g12b gene encoding group XIIB secretory phospholipase A2-like protein isoform X1, producing the protein MLLRTVVLLLLCLSTGTCATLGYYQTDAKEDGGPAAESVVAAEDASVDVAKEGVTAVEVGDSSSAEANAGNSAFGDKPLREIGVKGSQSGDKHEEDVQVVAEGATVKESVPGSDGPPGDSPALKAFTKEAKSLEQPSSGEEANEIRPVQTNKSQKTAQEQEDSSWGLNSIRNNFQTAHGYFDSLVELVGGHNGVCEYRCRRYGELPQPRPGFQLSEPNGCSTSLVGFQVNAALDLGIPAMTKCCNQLDMCYENCGTSKYDCDSRFRSCLHGICSDLKKSLGFVSKVQACESMADALYNTVWTLGCRPYMNSQRAACVCEGEERDEL; encoded by the exons ATGCTGCTTCGGACTGTtgtcctgctcctcctctgcctGTCCACAGGGACGTGTGCCACTTTAGGCTACTACCAGACTGACGCAAAGGAGGACGGAGGCCCTGCTGCTGAGTCAGTTGTCGCTGCCGAAGATGCCTCTGTTGACGTAGCCAAAGAAGGTGTCACTGCTGTTGAAGTAGGTGATTCATCTTCAGCTGAGGCAAACGCAGGTAACAGCGCTTTTGGTGACAAACCGCTGCGTGAAATAGGTGTGAAGGGTAGCCAATCAGGTGACAAACATGAAGAAGATGTCCAGGTGGTAGCAGAAGGTGCTACAGTCAAAGAATCAGTGCCAGGCAGTGATGGGCCTCCTGGAGACAGCCCTGCTCTGAAAGCTTTTACTAAAGAAGCTAAGAGCCTGGAACAACCTTCTTCTGGGGAAGAGGCGAATGAGATCAGACCAGTTCAGACAAACAAGTCCCAGAaaacagcacaggaacaagaagACAGCAGCTGGGGCCTCAACTCTATTAGAAATAATTTCCAGACTGCGCACGGATACTTCGACTCCCTGGTGGAACTGGTCGGTGGACACAATGGTGTTTGTGAGTACCGCTGCAGAAGATATG GAGAACTTCCTCAACCTCGTCCTGGCTTCCAGCTCTCAGAGCCCAACGGCTGCAGCACCTCTCTGGTGGGATTCCAGGTGAATGCTGCT CTTGACCTAGGGATCCCTGCTATGACAAAGTGCTGCAACCAGCTTGACATGTGCTACGAAAACTGCGGTACGAGCAAGTACGACTGTGACTCCAGGTTTCGCTCGTGCCTGCATGGCATCTGCTCTGACCTTAAGAAGAGTCTGGGGTTTGTTTCGAAAGTGCAAG CCTGTGAATCGATGGCAGACGCTCTCTACAACACAGTTTGGACTCTTGGTTGCAGACCTTACATGAACAGCCAGAGGGCAGCGTGTGTCTGcgagggagaggagagggatGAACTGTGA
- the pla2g12b gene encoding group XIIB secretory phospholipase A2-like protein isoform X2: protein MLLRTVVLLLLCLSTGTCATLGYYQTDAKEDGGPAAESVVAAEDASVDVAKEGVTAVEVGDSSSAEANAGNSAFGDKPLREIGVKGSQSGDKHEEDVQVVAEGATVKESVPGSDGPPGDSPALKAFTKEAKSLEQPSSGEEANEIRPVQTNKSQKTAQEQEDSSWGLNSIRNNFQTAHGYFDSLVELVGGHNGVCEYRCRRYGELPQPRPGFQLSEPNGCSTSLVGFQLDLGIPAMTKCCNQLDMCYENCGTSKYDCDSRFRSCLHGICSDLKKSLGFVSKVQACESMADALYNTVWTLGCRPYMNSQRAACVCEGEERDEL from the exons ATGCTGCTTCGGACTGTtgtcctgctcctcctctgcctGTCCACAGGGACGTGTGCCACTTTAGGCTACTACCAGACTGACGCAAAGGAGGACGGAGGCCCTGCTGCTGAGTCAGTTGTCGCTGCCGAAGATGCCTCTGTTGACGTAGCCAAAGAAGGTGTCACTGCTGTTGAAGTAGGTGATTCATCTTCAGCTGAGGCAAACGCAGGTAACAGCGCTTTTGGTGACAAACCGCTGCGTGAAATAGGTGTGAAGGGTAGCCAATCAGGTGACAAACATGAAGAAGATGTCCAGGTGGTAGCAGAAGGTGCTACAGTCAAAGAATCAGTGCCAGGCAGTGATGGGCCTCCTGGAGACAGCCCTGCTCTGAAAGCTTTTACTAAAGAAGCTAAGAGCCTGGAACAACCTTCTTCTGGGGAAGAGGCGAATGAGATCAGACCAGTTCAGACAAACAAGTCCCAGAaaacagcacaggaacaagaagACAGCAGCTGGGGCCTCAACTCTATTAGAAATAATTTCCAGACTGCGCACGGATACTTCGACTCCCTGGTGGAACTGGTCGGTGGACACAATGGTGTTTGTGAGTACCGCTGCAGAAGATATG GAGAACTTCCTCAACCTCGTCCTGGCTTCCAGCTCTCAGAGCCCAACGGCTGCAGCACCTCTCTGGTGGGATTCCAG CTTGACCTAGGGATCCCTGCTATGACAAAGTGCTGCAACCAGCTTGACATGTGCTACGAAAACTGCGGTACGAGCAAGTACGACTGTGACTCCAGGTTTCGCTCGTGCCTGCATGGCATCTGCTCTGACCTTAAGAAGAGTCTGGGGTTTGTTTCGAAAGTGCAAG CCTGTGAATCGATGGCAGACGCTCTCTACAACACAGTTTGGACTCTTGGTTGCAGACCTTACATGAACAGCCAGAGGGCAGCGTGTGTCTGcgagggagaggagagggatGAACTGTGA
- the LOC113034845 gene encoding uncharacterized protein C6orf118, which yields MSSSVKPKPGRYGSDIHRLLLAAEAGQKADILAYSSGHLGPRSLNQSQPQEETKSVFWRMSQSQEESRNPLSLQQIQTKAKKNEMKEFPPELTSGTALVEPRVLGYTQDHTSHPERREHISLSHIVYRPSRTLPVQQKACSQKKTKSPSDLGVNHHFTLSRSDQDSLNNQNQQEKKKCFGWQVMAKPDLWAVKNVAEMHARKLQEGLIKLSAQSWPSRDRLAVFSDVFDDVCEDSPVFGRILREIKTEYDLYVNHLMSLQSSPRSLSPNTSLKVSETKLDDAEKEVCRLEHEARRALEEKKRVQNELQNISAAMHPKDSYKKNTCRSGLQDTVSVSGYSDSIQFKRLQVMNVWKEIKQLEEELEEKLVSTVTTTATKGHIRDQQTEILKLIASNEHLRVISKDLENNISAVLNKEKASKAIRRILWDEIHQDLQAE from the exons ATGTCCAGCAGTGTGAAGCCAAAGCCTGGGCGCTATGGGAGTGATATCCACAGACTGCTGCTGGCGGCTGAAGCCGGGCAGAAGGCTGATATCCTGGCCTACTCCTCGGGTCATCTGGGGCCTCGCAGCCTGAACCAGAGTCAGCCTCAAGAGGAGACAAAGTCGGTTTTTTGGAGGATGTCTCAGAGCCAAGAAGAAAGTCGAAACCCACTATCTCTCCAGCAGATACagacaaaggcaaaaaaaaatgaaatgaaagagtTCCCCCCTGAGCTCACTTCTGGCACAGCTTTAGTAGAGCCTAGAGTCTTGGGGTACACACAAGATCATACATCACATCCTGAAAGAAGAGAACATATAAGTCTATCTCATATAGTTTACCGTCCCTCAAGGACTTTGCCTGTCCAGCAGAAAGCTTGTTctcagaaaaaaactaaatctCCATCTGATCTGGGGGTAAATCATCATTTCACATTGAGCCGTTCTGACCAGGACAGCCTGAACAACCAAAACCagcaagagaagaaaaaatgctTTGGCTGGCAAGTCATGGCCAAACCGGACCTCTGGGCTGTAAAAAATGTTGCTGAAATGCATGCAAGGAAACTGCAAGAG GGGTTGATTAAGTTGTCTGCGCAGAGCTGGCCCAGCAGAGACCGCCTTGCGGTGTTCAGTGACGTCTTTGATGATGTATGTGAAGACTCGCCAGTGTTTGGACGCATCCTGAGGGAAATCAAG ACAGAATATGATTTATACGTCAACCACCTGATGAGTTTGCAGTCCTCACCACGCAGCCTG TCACCGAATACTTCACTCAAAGTAAGCGAAACCAAGTTGGACGATGCTGAAAAGGAGGTTTGCAGGCTGGAGCATGAGGCTAGAAGAGCTCTAGAGGAGAAGAAACG GGTCCAAAATGAGTTACAGAACATTTCAGCTGCCATGCACCCGAAGGACAGTTACAAGAAAA ATACATGTCGGTCAGGGCTGCAGGATACTGTGAGTGTCTCTGGCTATTCTGACAGCATCCAGTTCAAGAGGCTTCAAGTAATGAATGTTTGGAAGGAAatcaaacagctggaggaagagcTAGAAGAGAAGTTGGTGTCCACTGTTACAACCACAGCTACTAAAGGACATATCAGAGACCAACAG ACTGAAATATTGAAGCTGATAGCCTCAAATGAGCATCTAAGGGTCATTAGCAAG GATCTTGAAAACAACATCAGCGCAGTGCTGAACAAGGAGAAAGCAAGCAAGGCCATAAGACG GATTTTGTGGGATGAAATACACCAAGATCTACAAGCAGAGTGA